One Mobula birostris isolate sMobBir1 chromosome 4, sMobBir1.hap1, whole genome shotgun sequence DNA window includes the following coding sequences:
- the LOC140196007 gene encoding uncharacterized protein: MCAWFRTSPGNTGANCNESTVIVHVDFSEAWKCKCSSGVQSCHFGQNLPQLNLHTGMYYTKREKAGFCTISESKRQDASAIWTHMEPVLRDIHLKFPKVDTIEFWSDGLSKQYKNKKNFSLFCNVPPTLGFQRTTWNFFATSRGKGAPDGIGETVKRTADNLVLWGNDIVDGKIFHEMVGRSLCSTQLYHIAERDMQTYDALLSQPLKPVPAMRKIHQVIPYGNSIHCRSLSRFCSEPYMCQCFSPTTFQLTENTHARVQAEENHGPTTMGGPLAMLMEEMEQEPQSGPDGTTTDISAGVINCGDWLAVIYDQNWWLAKAVTVDAHHQDVQLESFHPHGPNTRFHPKPGGKDMCFVPVEDILVKLMEPSSLGRASRTREIYHLSAEVMGFIEEEHINRLLPAKAD, encoded by the coding sequence ATGTGTGCTTGGTTCAGAACCAGTCCAGGGAATACAGGAGCAAATTGCAATGAAAGCACTGTAATTGTGCATGTGGACTTTTCTGAGGCATGGAAATGCAAATGTAGTTCTGGGGTACAGTCATGCCATTTTGGTCAGAACCTCCCACAGCTCAATCTGCACACTGGCATGTACTACACAAaaagagagaaagcaggattttgtACAATATCAGAATCCAAACGACAGGATGCTTCTGCCATTTGGACTCACATGGAACCAGTCCTCAGAGATATTCATTTAAAATTTCCAAAAGTTGATACCATTGAATTTTGGTCAGATGGCCTGAGCAAGCAGTACAAAAACAAGAAGAACTTCTCTCTCTTCTGCAATGTCCCTCCAACACTGGGTTTCCAGAGAACAACCTGGAACTTCTTCGCCACTTCACGTGGGAAGggagctccagatggcattggGGAAACTGTGAAAAGGACTGCAGACAACCTTGTACTATGGGGGAATGACATTGTAGATGGCAAGATCTTTCATGAGATGGTTGGGAGAAGCCTTTGCAGtactcagctctatcatattgcTGAACGTGACATGCAGACATATGATGCACTCCTTTCTCAACCACTAAAACCTGTACCAGCAATGAGGAAAATCCATCAGGTCATACCTTACGGAAACAGCATCCATTGCAGATCATTGTCACGTTTCTGCAGTGAGCCATACATGTGCCAGTGTTTCAGCCCAACAACATTTCAGTTGACTGAAAATACACATGCCAGGGTACAGGCTGAAGAGAATCATGGCCCTACCACAATGGGAGGGCCTTTGGCAATGCTGAtggaggaaatggagcaggaaccCCAGAGTGGTCCTGACGGGACTACGACAGATATATCTGCTGGGGTCATTAATTGTGGAGATTGGCTTGCAGTCATTTATGACCAAAATTGGTGGTTAGCAAAGGCTGTCACTGTGGATGCTCATCATCAAGATGTTCAATTGGAGTCTTTCCACCCTCATGGGCCCAACACGCGCTTCCATCCAAAACCAGGTGGAAAGGATATGTGCTTTGTACCAGTTGAAGATATTCTGGTCAAACTGATGGAGCCATCATCACTGGGTCGTGCAAGCAGGACAAGGGAGATCTATCACCTGTCTGCTGAAGTCATGGGCTTCATAGAGGAGGAGCATATTAATCGTCTACTTCCTGCTAAAGCTGACTGA